In the genome of Streptomyces sp. NBC_00190, one region contains:
- a CDS encoding hydrogen peroxide-inducible genes activator encodes MAVGNRGAKQPTLAQLRAFAAVAEHLHFRDAAAAIGMSQPALSGAVSALEEALGVQLLERTTRKVLLSPAGERIAARARVVLDAMGGLLEEAEAVRAPFTGTLRLGVIPTVAPYLLPTVLGLFHRRYPRMDLQVHEEQTASLLEGLAGGRLDLLLLAVPLGVPGVTELPVFDEDFVLLAPREHPLAGRKDIPREELRGLQLLLLDEGHCLRDQALDICREAGRTDGADVTTTAAGLSTLVQLVAGGLGVTLLPRTALRLETARNEYLATGYFAEPAPSRRIALAMRTGTARQEEFRAIAGALREAVRPLPVWLTD; translated from the coding sequence GTGGCTGTGGGTAATAGGGGAGCGAAGCAACCGACCCTCGCTCAGTTGCGGGCCTTCGCGGCCGTCGCCGAGCATCTGCACTTCCGGGACGCTGCCGCGGCCATCGGCATGAGCCAGCCCGCGCTGTCCGGAGCCGTGTCCGCACTGGAGGAGGCGCTCGGCGTGCAGCTGCTGGAGCGCACCACCCGCAAGGTGCTGCTGTCCCCGGCCGGGGAGCGGATAGCGGCGCGGGCGCGGGTGGTGCTCGACGCCATGGGCGGGCTGCTGGAGGAGGCCGAGGCGGTACGGGCCCCCTTCACCGGGACGCTGCGGCTCGGGGTGATCCCCACGGTGGCGCCGTACCTGCTGCCGACCGTGCTCGGGCTGTTCCACCGGCGCTATCCGCGGATGGACCTCCAGGTGCACGAGGAACAGACGGCCTCGCTGCTGGAGGGGCTGGCCGGCGGGCGGCTGGACCTGCTGCTGCTCGCGGTGCCGCTCGGTGTCCCCGGGGTCACCGAACTGCCCGTCTTCGACGAGGACTTCGTCCTGCTGGCGCCGCGGGAGCATCCGCTGGCCGGGCGCAAGGACATCCCGCGCGAGGAACTGCGCGGCCTCCAGCTGCTGTTGCTCGACGAGGGGCACTGCCTGCGCGACCAGGCCCTGGACATCTGCCGCGAGGCCGGGCGCACCGACGGGGCGGACGTCACCACGACCGCCGCCGGGCTGTCCACCCTCGTACAGCTGGTCGCCGGGGGCCTGGGCGTCACGCTGTTGCCGCGTACCGCGCTGCGGCTGGAGACCGCCCGCAACGAGTACCTGGCCACCGGGTACTTCGCCGAACCCGCGCCGTCCCGGCGGATCGCGCTGGCCATGCGTACGGGGACGGCCCGGCAGGAGGAGTTCCGGGCGATCGCCGGCGCACTGCGCGAAGCCGTACGCCCGCTCCCGGTGTGGCTCACCGACTAG
- a CDS encoding alkyl hydroperoxide reductase, producing the protein MSLDSLKAAIPDFAKDLKLNLGSVIGNQDTLSQQQLWGTVLSCAIAARSPRVLRELEPEAKAALSPEAYTAAKSAAAVMGMNNVFYRTRHLLSDPEYGTLRAGLRMNVIGNPGVEKVDFELWSLAVSAINGCGQCLDSHEQVLRKAGVDRETVQEAFKIASVIQAVAVTLDAEAALAAE; encoded by the coding sequence ATGTCCCTCGACTCCCTGAAGGCCGCCATACCGGACTTCGCCAAGGACCTGAAGCTGAACCTCGGCTCGGTCATCGGCAACCAGGACACCCTCTCGCAGCAGCAGCTGTGGGGCACCGTCCTGTCCTGCGCGATCGCCGCCCGCTCCCCGCGCGTCCTGCGTGAGCTGGAGCCGGAGGCGAAGGCGGCCCTGTCGCCGGAGGCGTACACCGCCGCCAAGTCCGCCGCCGCGGTCATGGGGATGAACAACGTCTTCTACCGCACCCGGCACCTGCTGTCCGACCCGGAGTACGGCACCCTGCGCGCCGGCCTGCGGATGAACGTCATCGGCAACCCGGGCGTGGAGAAGGTCGACTTCGAGCTGTGGTCGCTCGCGGTCTCCGCGATCAACGGCTGCGGCCAGTGCCTGGACTCGCACGAGCAGGTCCTGCGCAAGGCCGGTGTCGACCGGGAGACGGTCCAGGAGGCCTTCAAGATCGCCTCGGTGATCCAGGCCGTGGCCGTCACGCTCGACGCCGAGGCCGCCCTCGCCGCCGAGTAG
- a CDS encoding SpoIIE family protein phosphatase has translation MTEYPTSQEGPQPVASGGGTDEAGHGKAPIAAAEAVRTHAPGTGAGSAAEPGGPAAAASDARAARSAAGAGGAAGLPRPRGKAAATAAAAASADLPTAATGPGEGQGSARPRDGEAARNAAGPGGAQEAAGPVRGPRGAGAGSPRGGEAVGSGTDPTGAARGVPDIPGQGAAYPAGVEPARREGDRLRFVGAATRRIARGIDLDEIVLGLCRATVPTFSDAILVYLRDPLPVGDERPVGPVVLRLRRTDRLRPIDDLTDAALSGTIGAGMDLAGAAGASGELDFSQLPLVGPQGDLPAAELCEIRPGGALAEVLRGVRPVFGSSAAARAALPELLGVDHPLPRGNRAVLAPLRGRRRVIGAAVFLRSPERPAFEQNDLLVAAQLATHTALGIDKAVLYGREAYIADELQRTMLPDGLPQPTGVRLASRYLPAAETARVGGDWYDAIPLPGSRVALVVGDVMGHSMTSAAIMGQLRTTAQTLAQLDLPPAEVLHHLDEQAQRLGSDRMATCLYAVYDPVAHRITIANAGHPPPVLLHLGGRAEVLRVPPGAPIGVGGVDFEAVELDAPAGATLLLYTDGLVESRLRDVWTGIEQLRERLANTAQLTGLDHPPPLEALCDDVLDMLGPGDRDDDIALLAARFDGIAPSDVAYWFLDPEETAPGRARRFARRALTRWGLEELQDSLELLVSEVVTNAVRYAERPVTLRLLRTDVLRCEVGDDSPQLPRQRRARDTDEGGRGLFLVNRMARRWGATRLSSGKVVWFELALPGAHDRR, from the coding sequence GTGACGGAGTACCCCACCTCTCAGGAGGGCCCGCAGCCCGTCGCCTCCGGCGGAGGTACGGACGAGGCCGGCCACGGCAAGGCGCCCATCGCCGCCGCCGAGGCCGTACGCACGCATGCGCCGGGCACCGGTGCCGGCTCCGCCGCGGAACCGGGCGGACCGGCCGCCGCGGCTTCCGACGCGCGCGCGGCCCGCTCCGCGGCGGGCGCGGGCGGGGCCGCCGGGCTCCCCCGGCCCCGCGGAAAGGCCGCCGCCACGGCCGCCGCAGCCGCCTCGGCCGACCTGCCGACCGCCGCCACGGGCCCCGGCGAGGGCCAGGGCAGCGCCCGTCCGCGGGACGGCGAGGCCGCCCGTAACGCGGCGGGTCCGGGCGGGGCCCAGGAGGCCGCCGGCCCGGTCCGCGGGCCTCGTGGTGCCGGGGCCGGGTCCCCGCGCGGCGGCGAGGCCGTCGGCTCGGGCACGGACCCGACCGGGGCCGCGCGCGGCGTACCGGACATCCCCGGGCAGGGGGCCGCGTACCCGGCCGGAGTCGAGCCGGCGCGCCGCGAGGGCGACCGGCTGCGCTTCGTCGGCGCCGCGACCCGGCGGATCGCCCGCGGCATCGACCTCGACGAGATCGTGCTCGGCCTGTGCCGCGCCACCGTGCCCACCTTCTCGGACGCGATCCTCGTCTACCTGCGCGATCCGCTCCCGGTCGGCGACGAACGCCCCGTCGGCCCGGTCGTTTTAAGGCTCCGCCGCACCGACCGGCTCCGGCCGATCGACGATCTCACCGACGCCGCGCTGAGCGGCACCATCGGCGCGGGCATGGACCTCGCCGGGGCCGCGGGGGCCTCCGGCGAGCTCGACTTCAGCCAGCTGCCGCTGGTCGGCCCGCAGGGTGACCTGCCCGCGGCCGAGCTGTGCGAGATCCGGCCCGGCGGTGCGCTCGCCGAGGTACTGCGCGGTGTACGGCCCGTCTTCGGGTCCTCCGCCGCCGCCAGGGCCGCGCTGCCGGAGCTGCTGGGCGTGGACCACCCGCTGCCGCGCGGCAACCGGGCCGTCCTCGCGCCGCTGCGTGGCCGCCGACGGGTGATCGGCGCCGCCGTGTTCCTGCGCAGCCCCGAGCGGCCCGCCTTCGAACAGAACGACCTCCTGGTCGCCGCCCAGCTGGCCACCCACACCGCGCTCGGCATCGACAAGGCGGTCCTGTACGGCCGCGAGGCGTACATCGCCGACGAACTCCAACGCACCATGCTGCCCGACGGCCTGCCGCAGCCCACCGGGGTCCGCCTCGCCTCGCGCTACCTGCCCGCCGCCGAGACGGCTCGGGTCGGCGGCGACTGGTACGACGCCATACCGCTGCCCGGCAGCCGTGTCGCGCTCGTCGTCGGCGACGTCATGGGGCACTCCATGACGTCCGCCGCGATCATGGGCCAGCTGCGCACCACCGCGCAGACCCTCGCCCAGCTGGACCTGCCGCCCGCCGAGGTCCTGCACCACCTGGACGAGCAGGCGCAGCGCCTGGGTTCCGACCGCATGGCCACCTGCCTGTACGCGGTCTACGACCCCGTCGCGCACCGGATCACCATCGCCAACGCCGGCCACCCGCCGCCGGTGCTGCTGCACCTGGGCGGCCGGGCCGAGGTGCTCCGCGTGCCCCCCGGCGCCCCGATCGGCGTCGGCGGCGTGGACTTCGAGGCCGTCGAGCTGGACGCGCCCGCCGGAGCCACCCTGCTGCTGTACACCGACGGCTTGGTGGAGTCGCGCCTGCGGGACGTGTGGACCGGCATCGAGCAGCTCCGCGAGCGCCTGGCGAACACCGCGCAGCTGACCGGCCTGGACCACCCGCCGCCGCTGGAGGCCCTGTGCGACGACGTCCTGGACATGCTCGGCCCGGGCGACCGGGACGACGACATCGCGCTGCTCGCGGCCCGCTTCGACGGGATCGCGCCCAGTGACGTCGCGTACTGGTTCCTGGACCCGGAGGAGACCGCTCCGGGGCGGGCCCGCCGGTTCGCCCGCCGCGCGCTGACCCGGTGGGGCCTGGAGGAACTCCAGGACTCCCTGGAGCTGCTGGTCAGCGAGGTGGTCACCAATGCCGTCCGGTACGCGGAGCGGCCGGTGACCCTGCGCCTGCTGCGTACGGACGTACTGCGCTGCGAGGTCGGCGACGACTCCCCGCAGCTGCCCCGGCAGCGCCGGGCCCGGGACACGGACGAGGGCGGCCGCGGGCTGTTCCTGGTCAACCGGATGGCCCGCCGCTGGGGTGCTACCCGGCTGAGCAGCGGCAAGGTGGTCTGGTTCGAACTCGCGTTGCCGGGGGCGCATGACCGGCGTTGA
- a CDS encoding class II fumarate hydratase — MTDDQQAEAFRTEHDSMGDVRVPAHAKWRAQTQRAVENFPISGQRLERAHIEALARVKAAAAVVNARLGVVDQDIADAIRSAAAEVADGRWDDHFPVDVFQTGSGTSSNMNTNEVIATLATERLGRDVHPNDHVNASQSSNDVFPSSIHIAATAAVTRDLIPALEHLAAAMERKSAEFAQVVKAGRTHLMDATPVTLGQEFGGYAAQIGYGVERLRAALPRLAELPLGGTAVGTGINTPPGFSAAVIAEVAADTQLPLTEARNHFEAQGARDALVETSGMLRTVAVSLTKISNDLRWMGSGPRAGLAEINLPDLQPGSSIMPGKVNPVVPEAVLMVAAQVMGNDATVAVAGAAGNFELNVMLPVMARNLLESIRLLASASRLLADRTVDGITANTARAREYAESSPSVVTPLNRYIGYEEAAKVAKKALAERKTIREVVLESGYVDRGALTLEQLDEALDVLRMTHP; from the coding sequence ATGACAGACGATCAGCAGGCCGAAGCGTTCCGGACCGAGCACGACTCCATGGGTGACGTACGGGTGCCCGCGCACGCCAAATGGCGCGCCCAGACGCAGCGCGCCGTGGAGAACTTCCCCATCTCCGGGCAGCGGCTGGAGCGCGCCCACATCGAGGCGCTCGCCCGCGTCAAGGCGGCGGCGGCCGTGGTCAACGCCCGCCTCGGCGTCGTGGACCAGGACATCGCCGACGCGATCCGGTCCGCCGCCGCCGAGGTCGCGGACGGCCGCTGGGACGACCACTTCCCCGTCGACGTCTTCCAGACCGGGTCCGGCACCTCGTCCAACATGAACACCAACGAGGTGATCGCCACCCTGGCCACCGAGCGGCTGGGCCGTGACGTCCACCCCAACGACCACGTCAACGCGTCGCAGAGCTCCAACGACGTCTTCCCGTCCTCCATCCACATCGCCGCCACCGCCGCCGTCACCCGCGACCTGATCCCGGCCCTGGAGCACCTCGCCGCCGCGATGGAGCGCAAGTCCGCCGAGTTCGCCCAGGTGGTCAAGGCCGGGCGGACGCACCTGATGGACGCCACCCCGGTCACCCTGGGCCAGGAGTTCGGCGGGTACGCGGCCCAGATCGGCTACGGCGTCGAGCGGCTGCGCGCGGCCCTGCCCCGCCTCGCCGAACTGCCGCTGGGCGGCACCGCGGTGGGCACCGGGATCAACACCCCGCCCGGGTTCTCCGCCGCCGTGATCGCCGAGGTCGCCGCGGACACGCAGCTGCCGCTCACCGAAGCCCGCAACCACTTCGAGGCCCAGGGGGCGCGGGACGCCCTGGTGGAGACCTCGGGCATGCTCCGTACGGTCGCCGTCTCACTCACCAAGATTTCCAACGATCTGCGCTGGATGGGCTCCGGACCGCGCGCCGGATTGGCCGAAATCAATCTCCCTGACCTCCAGCCCGGGTCCTCGATCATGCCGGGAAAGGTCAATCCGGTCGTCCCGGAGGCCGTACTGATGGTCGCCGCACAGGTGATGGGGAACGACGCGACCGTCGCGGTGGCGGGCGCGGCCGGCAACTTCGAACTCAACGTGATGCTCCCGGTGATGGCCCGGAACCTCCTGGAATCGATCCGGCTGCTCGCGAGCGCGAGCCGCCTGCTGGCCGACCGCACCGTCGACGGGATCACCGCCAACACCGCCCGGGCCAGGGAGTACGCCGAGTCCTCGCCCTCCGTCGTCACCCCGCTCAACCGGTACATCGGCTACGAGGAGGCCGCCAAGGTCGCCAAGAAGGCGCTCGCCGAACGGAAGACGATCAGGGAGGTGGTCCTGGAGTCCGGCTACGTCGACCGGGGCGCCCTGACGCTGGAGCAGCTGGACGAGGCCCTGGACGTCCTGCGCATGACCCACCCCTGA
- a CDS encoding SPFH domain-containing protein: MSNATTAEGAPAGVREFTARSVGGGLALLLGLAGVAAGAGLIATGAVLTAVAAKASLIAAGVLLVIASLIAMSGLNTIAPGEARVVQLFGRYRGTIRADGLRWVNPLTSREKISTRVRNHETAVLKVNDAYGNPIELAAVVVWRVEDTARATFEVEDFTEFVETQTEAAVRHIAIEYPYDAHEEGGLSLRGNAEEITEKLAVELHARVEAAGVHIIESRFTHLAYAPEIASAMLQRQQAGAVVAARKQIVEGAVGMVELALTRLQEEEIVDLDPERKAAMVSNLMVVLCGDRAAQPVLNTGTLYQ, translated from the coding sequence ATGAGCAATGCGACGACCGCTGAGGGTGCACCGGCCGGGGTACGCGAGTTCACCGCGCGCAGCGTGGGCGGCGGCCTGGCGCTGCTGCTCGGTCTGGCCGGCGTCGCGGCGGGGGCGGGCCTGATCGCGACCGGCGCGGTGCTGACGGCCGTCGCCGCCAAGGCCTCGCTGATAGCCGCCGGCGTCCTGCTGGTCATCGCCTCCCTCATCGCGATGAGCGGGCTCAACACGATCGCGCCGGGCGAGGCCCGGGTGGTGCAGCTGTTCGGCCGCTACCGGGGGACCATCCGCGCGGACGGACTGCGTTGGGTCAACCCGCTGACCTCGCGGGAGAAGATCTCCACCCGGGTACGCAACCACGAGACGGCCGTCCTGAAGGTCAACGACGCCTACGGCAACCCCATCGAGCTGGCGGCGGTCGTGGTGTGGCGGGTCGAGGACACGGCGCGGGCCACCTTCGAGGTCGAGGACTTCACGGAGTTCGTCGAGACCCAGACCGAGGCGGCGGTCCGGCACATCGCGATCGAGTACCCGTACGACGCGCACGAGGAGGGCGGCCTCTCGCTCCGGGGGAACGCCGAGGAGATCACCGAGAAGCTGGCCGTCGAACTGCACGCGCGGGTCGAGGCGGCCGGCGTGCACATCATCGAGTCCCGCTTCACGCATCTCGCGTACGCTCCGGAGATCGCCTCCGCGATGCTCCAGCGCCAGCAGGCGGGCGCGGTCGTGGCGGCCCGCAAGCAGATAGTGGAGGGCGCGGTCGGCATGGTCGAACTGGCCCTGACCCGCCTGCAGGAGGAGGAGATCGTGGATCTGGACCCGGAGCGCAAGGCCGCCATGGTCTCGAACCTGATGGTGGTCCTCTGCGGGGACCGCGCCGCGCAGCCGGTGCTCAACACGGGCACCCTTTACCAGTGA
- a CDS encoding serine hydrolase domain-containing protein: MDRAAKKLMVPGAVVLLRTPQGTFRAITGTTQRGTAEPPDSGDRLRIASDTKTMTAALITLLAQDGELGLSDPVSAYVAGVPGGGNITIADCRR; encoded by the coding sequence GTGGACCGTGCGGCGAAGAAGCTCATGGTGCCCGGAGCCGTGGTCCTGCTCCGCACCCCGCAGGGGACCTTCCGCGCGATCACCGGCACGACGCAACGGGGCACGGCCGAGCCGCCGGACAGCGGCGACCGCCTCCGGATCGCCTCCGACACGAAGACCATGACGGCGGCGCTGATCACCCTGCTCGCCCAGGACGGCGAGCTCGGGTTGAGCGATCCGGTGTCCGCGTACGTCGCGGGGGTGCCGGGCGGCGGGAACATCACCATCGCCGACTGCCGAAGATGA
- a CDS encoding peroxiredoxin encodes MLTVGDQFPTYDLTACVSLEAGSEFAQIDHKTYEGKWKVVFAWPLDFTFVCPTEIAAFGKLNEEFADRDAQILGFSLDSEYVHHAWRKDHADLRDLPFPMMSDIKRELSTDLGILGQDGLPMRAVFIVDPNNEIQFSMVTAGSVGRNPKEVLRVLDALQTDELCPCNWNKGDSTIDAGALLAGE; translated from the coding sequence GTGCTCACTGTCGGCGACCAGTTCCCCACGTACGACCTGACCGCTTGTGTCTCGCTCGAAGCCGGATCCGAGTTCGCGCAGATCGACCACAAGACGTACGAGGGCAAGTGGAAGGTCGTCTTCGCCTGGCCTCTCGACTTCACTTTCGTGTGCCCGACGGAGATCGCCGCCTTCGGCAAGCTGAACGAGGAGTTCGCCGACCGCGACGCCCAGATCCTCGGCTTCTCGCTCGACTCCGAGTACGTCCACCACGCCTGGCGCAAGGACCACGCCGACCTGCGTGACCTGCCCTTCCCGATGATGTCCGACATCAAGCGCGAGCTCTCCACCGACCTCGGCATCCTCGGCCAGGACGGCCTCCCGATGCGCGCCGTCTTCATCGTGGACCCGAACAACGAGATCCAGTTCTCGATGGTGACCGCCGGTTCCGTGGGCCGTAACCCCAAGGAGGTCCTGCGGGTCCTCGACGCCCTGCAGACCGACGAGCTGTGCCCCTGCAACTGGAACAAGGGCGACAGCACCATCGACGCCGGTGCGCTGCTGGCCGGTGAGTGA
- a CDS encoding transglycosylase domain-containing protein, which produces MGRAEARKAQQQRGARRAPGGRAKGTTEKGVTGKGGSGKRSGIRRFFTWKKILGTFLGLILLLMATAIILYFSVNEPTDPNESATLQSNTYRYSDGSIMARTGAMNREILPIDKIPEDVRTAFIAIENKSFYEDRGVDVMGVARGLFNTVRGKGTAGGSTITQQYVKNYYLTQDQSPTRKIRELIISLKVDQRMKKPEILAGYLNTNFYGRNAYGIQAAAQAFYGVDAEKLTLEQGAYLAAVIQAPSQYDLATAGPNGTRLVNIRFNAVLDNMVEMGKLDPAKRKTMTLPPPIKPKPRPGMDGQKGYLVQAANDEMDKQGIKDGQILAGGWNITLNVDKEKQAALEKAVQDELESKLDRKDTKGKPQDQSVQAGATSVDPKTGAIVAMYGGQGLEEKAASNALRTDYQPGSTFKPIVLASALENNATTQDGKPITPNTLYDGTSKRQVVGSKIPFNPQNQDNRNFGDPMITVQGATDFSVNSVYAQMIVDVKPPAVKKTALELGMKERAGWPEDKPAMALGTMSANTVEMAGVYATLDNHGKKVTPTIIKKAEHKDREFKPEPAVGSQAISRKTADTVTKVLTGVVNDEGGSGNKVRSSAYEAAGKTGTTESNVAGWFTGYTPELVTVVAMFGEDPTTHNQVTLTGTAGLGRAGGSSFPASIWKAYTLAVLKDEDTDKFDLKEAEMGAPQAPSRTASPSPSASQSSSAPAATSSAPQSPDPSKSTTKSPDPSNTPTKSVSPTATPTATATKTGVPKPPDPLFPQSDQ; this is translated from the coding sequence ATGGGCCGAGCAGAGGCGCGTAAGGCACAGCAGCAGCGCGGTGCGCGACGTGCACCGGGCGGACGCGCGAAGGGCACCACGGAGAAGGGCGTCACGGGCAAGGGGGGCAGCGGCAAACGCTCCGGCATACGTCGCTTCTTCACCTGGAAGAAGATCCTCGGGACGTTCCTCGGGCTGATCCTGCTCCTGATGGCCACCGCGATCATCCTGTACTTCTCGGTGAACGAACCCACCGACCCGAACGAGAGCGCCACGCTCCAGAGCAACACCTACCGGTACTCCGACGGCTCGATCATGGCCCGCACCGGTGCGATGAACCGCGAGATCCTGCCGATCGACAAGATCCCGGAGGACGTCCGCACCGCGTTCATCGCCATCGAGAACAAGTCCTTCTACGAGGACCGCGGCGTCGACGTGATGGGCGTGGCCCGAGGCCTGTTCAACACGGTCAGGGGCAAGGGCACGGCCGGCGGTTCGACGATCACTCAGCAGTACGTCAAGAACTACTACCTGACGCAGGACCAGTCGCCGACGCGCAAGATCCGGGAGCTCATCATCTCCCTCAAGGTCGACCAGCGCATGAAGAAGCCGGAGATCCTCGCCGGCTACCTGAACACCAACTTCTACGGCCGCAACGCGTACGGCATCCAGGCCGCGGCCCAGGCCTTCTACGGTGTCGACGCCGAGAAGCTGACGCTGGAGCAGGGCGCCTACCTCGCCGCCGTCATCCAGGCCCCCAGCCAGTACGACCTGGCGACGGCCGGCCCGAACGGCACGAGGCTGGTCAACATCCGCTTCAACGCCGTCCTCGACAACATGGTCGAGATGGGCAAGCTGGACCCGGCCAAGCGCAAGACCATGACCCTCCCGCCGCCGATCAAGCCCAAGCCCCGTCCGGGCATGGACGGGCAGAAGGGCTACCTGGTCCAGGCCGCCAACGACGAGATGGACAAGCAGGGCATCAAAGACGGCCAGATCCTGGCCGGCGGCTGGAACATCACGCTCAACGTGGACAAGGAGAAGCAGGCGGCGCTGGAGAAGGCGGTCCAGGACGAGCTGGAGTCCAAGCTCGACCGCAAGGACACCAAGGGCAAGCCCCAGGACCAGAGCGTCCAGGCCGGCGCGACCTCCGTGGACCCGAAGACCGGTGCGATCGTCGCGATGTACGGCGGCCAGGGCCTGGAGGAGAAGGCCGCGAGCAACGCGCTGCGCACCGACTACCAGCCGGGCTCGACCTTCAAGCCGATCGTGCTCGCCTCCGCCCTGGAGAACAACGCCACCACCCAGGACGGCAAGCCGATCACCCCGAACACCCTCTACGACGGCACGAGCAAGCGCCAGGTCGTCGGCAGCAAGATCCCGTTCAACCCGCAGAACCAGGACAACCGGAACTTCGGCGACCCGATGATCACGGTCCAGGGCGCGACCGACTTCTCGGTGAACTCCGTCTACGCGCAGATGATCGTGGACGTCAAGCCGCCCGCCGTGAAGAAGACCGCCCTGGAACTCGGCATGAAGGAACGCGCAGGCTGGCCCGAGGACAAGCCGGCCATGGCGCTGGGCACCATGAGCGCGAACACCGTGGAGATGGCGGGCGTCTACGCCACCCTCGACAACCACGGCAAGAAGGTCACGCCCACCATCATCAAGAAGGCAGAGCACAAGGACCGCGAGTTCAAGCCCGAGCCCGCCGTCGGCAGCCAGGCCATCAGCCGCAAGACCGCCGACACCGTCACCAAGGTGCTCACGGGAGTGGTCAACGACGAGGGCGGCTCCGGCAACAAGGTCCGCAGCAGCGCATACGAGGCGGCCGGCAAGACCGGCACCACCGAGTCCAACGTGGCGGGCTGGTTCACCGGCTACACCCCGGAACTGGTCACCGTCGTCGCGATGTTCGGCGAGGACCCCACCACCCACAACCAGGTCACCCTGACCGGCACCGCCGGCCTGGGGCGTGCGGGTGGTTCCAGCTTCCCGGCCTCGATCTGGAAGGCGTACACCCTCGCCGTGCTCAAGGACGAGGACACCGACAAGTTCGACCTGAAGGAGGCGGAGATGGGCGCCCCGCAGGCGCCGTCCCGCACCGCCTCCCCGTCGCCCTCCGCGAGCCAGTCCTCCAGCGCTCCGGCCGCCACCAGCAGCGCGCCGCAGTCCCCGGACCCGTCGAAGAGCACCACCAAGTCGCCGGACCCGAGCAACACCCCGACGAAGTCCGTCAGCCCGACGGCGACCCCGACGGCGACGGCGACCAAGACCGGCGTCCCGAAGCCGCCGGACCCGCTGTTCCCGCAGTCGGACCAGTGA
- the fomD gene encoding cytidylyl-2-hydroxypropylphosphonate hydrolase, with translation MTGTFRPGNGAARRGAEGTRWAPGEQILWRYRDHAPGLKGQVHICRPVTVVQDTEELLAVWMAPGTECVKPVLADGTPVNEEPLATRYTAPRTTVRSRWFGAGVLKLARPGDPWSVWLFWGHGWRFKNWYVNLEEPLSRWSRGVDSEDHFLDIAVHPDRSWKLLDEDEFAQAQRSGLMGREQARRVRESGRAAVRVIEEWGTPFSGGWQDWRPDPAWSVPVLPEDWDATPAHMTS, from the coding sequence ATGACAGGTACCTTCCGGCCCGGGAACGGCGCGGCGCGGCGCGGCGCCGAGGGCACGCGCTGGGCGCCCGGGGAGCAGATCCTGTGGCGCTACCGCGACCACGCCCCGGGGCTGAAGGGCCAGGTGCACATCTGCCGCCCGGTGACCGTCGTCCAGGACACCGAGGAGCTGCTCGCCGTCTGGATGGCCCCCGGCACCGAGTGCGTCAAGCCGGTCCTCGCCGACGGCACGCCCGTCAACGAGGAGCCGCTCGCCACCCGCTACACCGCGCCGCGGACCACCGTACGGTCGCGCTGGTTCGGCGCCGGGGTGCTGAAGCTGGCCAGGCCCGGCGACCCGTGGTCGGTGTGGCTGTTCTGGGGGCACGGCTGGCGGTTCAAGAACTGGTACGTGAACCTGGAGGAGCCCCTGTCGCGGTGGTCGCGCGGGGTCGACTCCGAGGACCACTTCCTCGACATCGCCGTCCACCCCGACCGCAGCTGGAAGTTGCTGGACGAGGACGAGTTCGCCCAGGCGCAGCGGTCCGGCCTGATGGGCCGTGAGCAGGCGCGACGGGTCCGGGAGTCCGGGCGGGCGGCGGTCCGGGTGATCGAGGAGTGGGGGACCCCGTTCTCCGGCGGCTGGCAGGACTGGCGGCCGGATCCGGCCTGGTCGGTTCCGGTCCTGCCGGAGGACTGGGATGCCACCCCGGCGCATATGACCTCATGA